A single region of the Duganella sp. BuS-21 genome encodes:
- the purT gene encoding formate-dependent phosphoribosylglycinamide formyltransferase, which translates to MNTPRTLGTPLSPTATKVMLLGSGELGKEVIIALQRLGVEVIAVDRYPNAPGHQVAHRAHVINMTDGAALAALIEQEKPDLVVPEIEAIATDKLAELEAAGKITCIPTARAAQLTMNREGIRRLAAETLGLATSPYRFASSLEELEAGAAAVGFPCVIKPVMSSSGKGQSKIDSAAEVKAAWDHAAAGSRVDSGRVIVEGFIDFDYEITLLTVRSLGADGQVVTQFCDPIGHVQVQGDYVESWQPCRMDPVALERARDIAAKVTGDLGGLGLFGVELFVKNDMVWFSEVSPRPHDTGMVTMATQVQSEFELHAKAILGLPVNVALKAPGASAVIYGQHEAAGIAFEGVADALRVPNSDIRLFGKPESFARRRMGVALTTADDVETARLNAKEAASRVKPVIK; encoded by the coding sequence ATGAACACTCCACGCACCCTCGGCACGCCCTTGTCCCCAACCGCCACCAAAGTCATGCTGCTCGGCTCCGGTGAACTCGGCAAGGAAGTCATCATCGCGCTTCAGCGCCTGGGCGTGGAAGTGATCGCCGTCGACCGTTATCCGAATGCGCCGGGCCATCAGGTGGCGCACCGCGCCCACGTCATCAACATGACCGACGGCGCCGCGCTGGCCGCGCTGATCGAACAGGAAAAGCCGGACCTGGTGGTGCCGGAGATCGAGGCCATCGCCACCGACAAGCTGGCGGAGCTGGAAGCGGCCGGCAAGATCACCTGCATTCCAACCGCGCGCGCCGCGCAGCTCACCATGAACCGCGAAGGCATCCGCCGCCTGGCCGCCGAGACGCTGGGCCTGGCCACCTCGCCTTACCGTTTCGCCAGTAGCCTGGAAGAGCTGGAAGCCGGCGCCGCCGCCGTGGGCTTCCCTTGCGTGATCAAGCCGGTGATGTCGTCGTCGGGCAAAGGCCAGTCGAAGATCGACAGCGCTGCCGAAGTGAAGGCCGCGTGGGACCACGCCGCCGCCGGCAGCCGCGTCGATTCGGGCCGCGTGATCGTGGAAGGCTTCATCGACTTCGACTACGAAATCACCCTGCTGACCGTACGTTCGCTGGGTGCCGACGGCCAGGTCGTCACGCAATTCTGCGATCCTATCGGCCATGTGCAGGTGCAAGGCGACTACGTCGAATCGTGGCAACCGTGCCGCATGGACCCGGTGGCGCTGGAACGCGCGCGCGACATCGCCGCCAAAGTGACCGGCGACCTCGGTGGCCTCGGCCTGTTCGGCGTGGAGCTGTTCGTCAAGAACGATATGGTGTGGTTCTCGGAAGTGAGCCCGCGTCCGCACGACACCGGCATGGTCACCATGGCGACGCAGGTGCAAAGCGAGTTCGAACTGCACGCCAAGGCCATTCTCGGCTTGCCGGTCAACGTGGCGCTGAAGGCGCCAGGCGCTTCGGCCGTGATCTACGGCCAGCACGAAGCGGCGGGCATCGCCTTTGAAGGCGTGGCCGACGCGCTGCGCGTGCCGAACAGCGACATCCGTTTGTTCGGCAAGCCGGAATCGTTCGCCCGTCGCCGCATGGGCGTGGCGCTGACCACCGCCGACGACGTGGAAACCGCGCGCCTCAACGCCAAGGAAGCGGCATCGCGCGTCAAGCCAGTCATCAAGTAA
- a CDS encoding DUF481 domain-containing protein translates to MKSVLILSALALAGGHAAAAESLDPVNPSGWNTSAELGAISTSGNTVGTSVTGKIDAKQETAKWSNEYILAGYFKDEEVTDDDGSRLRERSAQRYSASAKAGYKLLDDDHGKLFALATHVDDRFGAYTRYSTIGVGYGTQTYQSDTHTLDVEIGPGYFRGVRSEGIVENGMTIRGAAALKWKLSENAQFRQNLSVERGTSNMHSISETAILTKINSTMQMKAAFNVRNDTVVPADKKNTDTQTSVTLVYSF, encoded by the coding sequence ATGAAATCTGTCCTGATCCTCTCCGCGCTTGCGCTGGCCGGCGGTCACGCCGCAGCCGCCGAGTCCTTAGACCCGGTCAACCCCAGTGGCTGGAACACCTCCGCCGAACTGGGCGCCATCTCCACCTCAGGCAATACGGTCGGCACTTCGGTCACCGGCAAGATCGACGCCAAGCAGGAAACGGCCAAGTGGAGCAACGAATACATCCTGGCCGGCTACTTCAAGGACGAGGAAGTCACCGACGACGATGGCAGCAGGTTACGCGAGCGCTCTGCGCAGCGCTACTCGGCGTCCGCCAAGGCGGGCTACAAGCTGCTGGACGACGACCACGGAAAATTGTTCGCGCTGGCCACCCACGTGGACGACCGGTTCGGCGCATACACCCGCTACTCGACCATCGGCGTCGGCTACGGCACCCAGACCTATCAGTCCGACACGCACACGCTGGACGTGGAAATCGGTCCGGGCTACTTCCGTGGCGTACGCTCGGAAGGCATCGTCGAAAACGGCATGACCATTCGTGGCGCGGCCGCCCTGAAATGGAAACTGAGCGAGAACGCGCAGTTCCGCCAGAACCTGAGCGTGGAACGCGGCACCTCGAATATGCACTCGATCTCTGAAACGGCCATCCTCACCAAGATCAACAGCACGATGCAGATGAAAGCGGCCTTCAACGTCCGCAACGACACCGTCGTGCCGGCCGATAAAAAGAACACCGATACACAAACTTCGGTCACGCTGGTTTACTCCTTCTAA
- a CDS encoding LysR family transcriptional regulator yields MNSTEPDWDLYRSFLAVLREGSLSGAARALGLTQPTIGRHIDALEQALGLSLFTRSQSGFIATDDAHALQPYADTLAAASSALLRAASGLGRGAEAQLQGTVRVTASEVVSVEVLPPILARLRASHPGLTIELAVSNRMENLLRRDADIAVRMQRPEQDVLVARRIGNIDLGFHARRDYLERHGTPHSWEELARHTLIGIDSENAFTRKLQPLLSGLAGCNYAVRSDSDLVHLASIRAGLGIGICQVRLAARDPALVRVVPELLTIPLDTWLAMHENLRANPACAAVYSALAAGLDDYINGN; encoded by the coding sequence ATGAACTCGACCGAACCTGACTGGGATTTGTATCGCTCCTTCCTCGCCGTGCTGCGCGAAGGCTCGCTATCGGGCGCCGCGCGCGCCCTCGGACTCACCCAGCCGACGATCGGCCGCCATATCGACGCGCTTGAGCAGGCGCTTGGCCTGTCGTTGTTCACCCGCTCGCAATCCGGATTCATCGCCACCGATGACGCCCACGCGCTGCAGCCCTATGCGGACACGCTGGCCGCCGCCTCCTCCGCCCTGCTGCGCGCCGCCTCCGGCCTGGGACGCGGCGCGGAGGCGCAGCTGCAAGGCACGGTGCGCGTGACGGCCAGTGAAGTGGTGAGCGTGGAGGTGCTGCCGCCGATATTGGCGCGATTGCGCGCCAGCCATCCAGGCCTGACCATCGAGCTGGCGGTATCGAACCGCATGGAGAATCTGCTCAGGCGCGACGCCGATATCGCCGTGCGCATGCAACGCCCCGAGCAGGACGTGCTGGTGGCGCGCCGCATCGGCAATATCGATCTGGGGTTTCACGCCAGGCGTGATTATCTGGAACGCCACGGCACGCCGCACTCCTGGGAGGAGCTGGCCCGGCATACGCTGATCGGCATCGACAGCGAAAATGCCTTCACGCGCAAGCTACAGCCGTTGTTGAGCGGCCTTGCCGGTTGCAACTACGCGGTGCGCAGCGACAGCGATCTGGTTCATCTGGCGTCGATACGCGCCGGTTTGGGCATCGGCATCTGCCAGGTGCGGCTGGCAGCGCGCGATCCGGCGCTGGTGCGCGTCGTGCCGGAACTACTGACTATTCCACTCGATACCTGGCTGGCCATGCACGAGAACCTGCGCGCCAATCCCGCCTGCGCCGCCGTCTACAGCGCCCTGGCCGCAGGACTGGACGACTACATTAACGGGAACTGA
- a CDS encoding NAD(P)H-binding protein — protein sequence MEALVLGATGGIGGEVARLLVARGWRVKALHRSQTRGDGLEWITGDAMNRDDVVRAAAGVQLIVHAVNPPGYRNWGSLVLPMVDNTIAAARASGARILLPGTVYNFGPDAFPHIHEDAPQRPVTRKGAIRVEMERRLEASGMPVLIVRAGDFFGPKAGNSWFAQGLVKPGVPLKAISNPSAPGVGHQWAYLPDVAETMVRLVERGDALPLFASYQMQGHWDADGTQMVAAIAQAAGKPALRPSAFPWWLTFVAAPFVPVFRELREMRYLWRQPVRMSNARLLATLGVEPHTPLDAAVRRTLEGLGCLDLTEGELGQPGDGERAGYGG from the coding sequence ATGGAAGCATTGGTACTGGGCGCTACGGGCGGCATCGGCGGCGAAGTCGCGCGTTTGCTGGTGGCGCGCGGCTGGCGTGTGAAGGCTTTGCACCGCTCGCAAACGCGCGGCGACGGACTGGAATGGATCACCGGCGACGCCATGAACCGCGACGACGTGGTGCGCGCGGCGGCCGGCGTGCAGCTGATCGTGCATGCGGTGAATCCGCCGGGGTATCGCAACTGGGGCAGCCTGGTGCTGCCGATGGTTGACAACACGATAGCCGCCGCGCGGGCGTCGGGTGCGCGCATCCTGCTGCCGGGGACCGTCTACAACTTTGGACCGGACGCCTTCCCGCATATCCACGAGGATGCGCCGCAACGTCCCGTCACGCGCAAAGGCGCGATCCGCGTCGAGATGGAGCGGCGCCTGGAGGCGAGCGGCATGCCGGTGCTGATTGTGCGTGCCGGCGATTTCTTCGGCCCGAAGGCCGGCAACAGCTGGTTCGCGCAGGGCCTGGTCAAGCCGGGCGTGCCGCTGAAGGCGATCAGCAATCCATCGGCGCCGGGCGTCGGTCATCAATGGGCCTACTTGCCAGACGTGGCGGAGACCATGGTGCGCTTGGTCGAGCGAGGAGACGCATTGCCGCTGTTTGCCAGCTATCAGATGCAAGGTCATTGGGATGCGGACGGTACGCAAATGGTCGCCGCCATTGCGCAGGCGGCCGGCAAGCCAGCGTTGCGCCCGAGCGCCTTCCCCTGGTGGCTGACATTTGTGGCTGCGCCGTTTGTGCCGGTGTTCCGGGAATTGCGCGAGATGCGCTATTTGTGGCGCCAGCCCGTGCGCATGTCGAATGCGCGCCTGCTGGCGACACTGGGCGTCGAGCCGCATACGCCGCTTGACGCCGCAGTCCGCCGCACGCTGGAAGGCTTGGGCTGCCTAGACCTGACCGAAGGCGAGCTTGGCCAGCCCGGCGATGGCGAGCGTGCCGGCTATGGCGGCTAA
- a CDS encoding DUF3325 domain-containing protein: protein MNYATIVLTAAALCHAGMTALSLAIDRHHRQVYGCDTPHRRRTRLRVAGALLLALGMLPCVLLWGPGAGFVAWLGMLTIGALSPALLLPHWPRWVAPLAAIAGTLAIAGLAKLAFGQV from the coding sequence ATGAACTACGCTACCATCGTATTGACCGCAGCGGCGCTGTGCCATGCCGGCATGACGGCGCTGTCGTTGGCAATAGACCGCCATCACCGCCAGGTGTACGGCTGCGACACGCCGCACCGCCGGCGCACCCGGTTGCGCGTGGCCGGAGCGCTGCTGCTGGCGCTCGGCATGCTGCCTTGCGTGCTACTGTGGGGACCTGGCGCCGGCTTCGTCGCATGGCTAGGCATGCTCACCATCGGCGCGCTGTCACCGGCCTTGCTGCTGCCTCACTGGCCGCGTTGGGTGGCGCCATTAGCCGCCATAGCCGGCACGCTCGCCATCGCCGGGCTGGCCAAGCTCGCCTTCGGTCAGGTCTAG
- a CDS encoding PepSY domain-containing protein has product MKRIALIIVGAYVFASLGAVLLSTVNGPGSNAMLGGALLGLALYAPFVAWAFGTRSGAGVAANGLRQRMAWLHTWAGLWVCWLGFAIFLTGTLSVFVHPISDWMRPEQAQEHVDARFTEPLDHALQLKHGLRYLEQHAANSKMWELWPRPGEDEFQVFWLNAKGFYEDAHLSTVTGAAVPEAANAVRDTLGGMHFVEFHHALHAGTAGLWIVGAASAAMLVALISGVITHKRIFQDFFTFRPAKGQRSWLDAHNLAGVLTLPFLFMIVYSGLAISWSTYMPAVAWAQELRTGEPAHLREFGPENKPSGRPGVLTALEPLVRLAEATFHTPAFAVVVNHPGDAALTVQVFSSTSPETQEGNLLSKRGVMKFDGVSGALLETDMPHRAPPNGARATMATLDELHRLHFAGAVIRWIYFVAGIAGSAMMATGAVLFMVKRRQKSLNEFGRATPRVYRAIDVLNVAGIAGLSLACVGFLWSNRLLPLALPERHEWEVSAFFGVWLAALLHAALRPTLQAWREQLCAAAALCVLLPVLNLATTGQQVLGYLAQRDIERAAVELTSIVMGVLLAVAALRIGQRKPANQHVAGKVA; this is encoded by the coding sequence ATGAAACGCATTGCATTGATTATCGTCGGGGCCTACGTGTTTGCCTCGCTCGGCGCGGTGCTGCTGTCGACCGTGAATGGCCCCGGCAGCAATGCCATGCTGGGCGGGGCCCTGCTCGGCCTGGCCCTGTACGCGCCCTTTGTCGCGTGGGCGTTCGGCACCCGCAGCGGCGCAGGCGTAGCGGCCAACGGCCTGCGGCAGCGCATGGCGTGGCTGCATACCTGGGCCGGACTATGGGTCTGCTGGCTGGGATTCGCCATCTTTCTGACCGGGACGTTGAGCGTGTTTGTTCATCCCATCTCGGACTGGATGCGGCCGGAGCAAGCGCAGGAGCATGTGGACGCGCGCTTCACCGAGCCGCTGGATCACGCGCTCCAGCTCAAGCACGGCTTGCGCTACCTGGAGCAGCATGCCGCCAACAGCAAAATGTGGGAGCTGTGGCCGCGACCGGGCGAAGATGAATTCCAGGTCTTCTGGCTGAACGCCAAAGGATTTTACGAGGATGCCCACCTGTCCACGGTCACCGGCGCAGCCGTGCCGGAGGCAGCGAACGCTGTCCGCGACACGCTGGGGGGCATGCACTTCGTCGAGTTCCATCATGCGCTGCATGCCGGGACGGCTGGCCTGTGGATCGTCGGCGCGGCGTCGGCGGCCATGCTGGTGGCGTTGATCTCGGGCGTCATCACCCACAAACGCATCTTCCAGGACTTCTTCACCTTCCGTCCCGCCAAGGGGCAGCGCTCGTGGCTGGATGCGCACAACCTGGCCGGCGTGCTGACGCTGCCCTTCCTGTTCATGATTGTGTACAGCGGGCTGGCGATCAGCTGGAGCACCTACATGCCGGCGGTGGCGTGGGCGCAGGAGCTGCGCACCGGCGAGCCGGCGCACTTGCGTGAGTTCGGGCCGGAAAACAAACCGTCCGGCCGGCCAGGTGTGTTGACCGCCCTGGAGCCGCTGGTGCGGCTGGCCGAGGCGACCTTCCACACACCTGCCTTCGCAGTAGTGGTCAACCATCCCGGCGATGCGGCGCTGACGGTGCAGGTCTTTAGCAGCACCTCGCCCGAGACACAAGAAGGCAATCTACTGAGCAAGCGCGGTGTGATGAAGTTCGACGGCGTCAGCGGCGCACTGCTGGAGACCGACATGCCGCACCGCGCACCGCCCAACGGCGCGCGCGCCACCATGGCCACGCTGGACGAACTGCATCGCCTGCACTTTGCCGGCGCGGTGATCCGATGGATCTACTTCGTGGCCGGCATCGCCGGATCGGCGATGATGGCGACCGGCGCGGTCCTGTTCATGGTCAAGCGCCGCCAGAAATCGCTGAACGAATTCGGCCGCGCCACGCCGCGCGTCTACCGGGCGATCGATGTGCTGAATGTGGCCGGTATCGCCGGGCTGTCGCTGGCGTGCGTCGGCTTCCTGTGGTCCAACCGCCTGCTGCCGCTGGCGCTGCCGGAACGTCATGAATGGGAGGTGTCCGCATTCTTCGGCGTGTGGCTCGCCGCGCTGCTGCACGCCGCCTTGCGGCCAACCCTGCAAGCCTGGCGCGAACAGCTATGCGCGGCCGCTGCGCTATGCGTGCTGCTGCCGGTGCTGAACCTGGCCACCACCGGGCAGCAGGTGCTGGGCTATCTGGCGCAGCGCGATATCGAGCGCGCCGCTGTGGAACTGACGTCCATCGTCATGGGCGTGCTGCTGGCGGTGGCCGCGCTGCGCATCGGCCAGCGCAAGCCGGCAAACCAGCACGTCGCCGGAAAGGTCGCTTGA
- a CDS encoding TonB-dependent receptor: MPIIRPTSSERRLSRAVRIALFSMTLAAGQAVMPAMAAEASAAAPQTYQLAPGPLGRTLSGVAVGAGIALAFDPALTEGLTSPALQGSYTPRAALEQLLTGTGLALVARTDGTLTLQKAAALHGSTQLSSSAAAPTTATLAQVEVHGVTDGAPGQTRSSGATGLELSIRDTPQAVSVMNRQRIEDQRLETLQDVVGQTTGITLEHSSASRELDQMFSRGFAIDTYMFDGIPTTKLVEPAGFDASIYERIEVVRGAAGLMGGIGSPAAAVNLVRKRPTRELRAEAEMQAGRWDKYRAQADLSAPLSEDKHLRGRVVVAQQNADSYVDRYHQDKQLFYTIVEADLAPSTLLSAGFSYQNEQLDGASRGFAAYYSDGSKTDFPRSINSASSSSYYIRKQSLAFATLEHYFANDWSAKVAVNYAANQYDAVQGYAARGELDKQSGAGLSLWQTKWDSKPEQFSLDAFASGPFEAFGRQHELVVGMSASDMKNTGPSYPAWILAGYDATVPNFFNWNGNSPTPNYVGTIKGSYTEKEKQLAGYGSLRLRPADDLSVILGTRVANWKRTTESVTWGSPTVTDEFEKNGKITPYAGVVYTINPQWSSYASYTGIFSPQTYRDRNNRVIDPLEGKNAEVGVKGDLLDGLLSASVSLFHMRQDNLAEMDSDQLVLPDGSNAYHTVKGATAKGFELEVSGQLRQGWQLTAGYAHSRIEDQQGKRLQTNQPLNNFKLWTSYALADVGRGLTIGGGVNWQGDVYQDGASPTGARFTQNSYALVALMARYRFNKELSVTLNVNNLLDKQYYSSGWGNYYGEPRNVMASLNYRFR, from the coding sequence ATGCCGATTATCCGCCCTACTTCGTCCGAGCGCCGTTTGTCGCGCGCCGTCCGCATCGCCCTGTTCAGCATGACCCTGGCCGCAGGACAAGCCGTCATGCCTGCCATGGCGGCCGAAGCGTCTGCCGCCGCACCGCAAACCTATCAACTGGCGCCTGGCCCGCTGGGCCGCACGCTATCCGGCGTCGCCGTCGGCGCTGGCATCGCGCTCGCCTTCGATCCCGCCCTGACCGAGGGCCTGACCAGCCCCGCGCTGCAAGGCAGCTACACGCCACGCGCGGCGCTGGAGCAGCTGCTGACCGGTACCGGCCTGGCGCTGGTCGCCCGCACCGACGGCACGCTGACCCTGCAAAAAGCCGCGGCGCTCCACGGCAGCACCCAGTTATCGTCCAGCGCGGCGGCACCGACAACCGCAACGTTGGCGCAGGTGGAAGTGCACGGCGTGACAGATGGCGCTCCAGGCCAAACCCGCAGCAGCGGCGCCACCGGGCTGGAATTGTCGATCCGCGACACGCCGCAAGCCGTCAGCGTCATGAACCGCCAACGCATCGAAGACCAGCGACTGGAAACGCTGCAGGACGTGGTCGGCCAGACCACCGGCATCACGCTTGAACATTCGTCCGCCAGCCGCGAACTCGATCAGATGTTCTCGCGCGGCTTCGCCATCGACACCTATATGTTCGACGGTATTCCCACCACAAAACTGGTGGAACCGGCCGGCTTCGATGCCAGCATCTATGAACGCATCGAAGTGGTACGCGGCGCGGCCGGCCTGATGGGCGGCATCGGCAGCCCGGCAGCCGCCGTGAACCTGGTGCGCAAGCGCCCTACCCGCGAGCTGCGCGCCGAAGCCGAAATGCAGGCCGGCCGCTGGGACAAGTACCGCGCCCAGGCCGACCTCTCGGCCCCGCTGAGCGAAGACAAACACCTACGCGGCCGCGTGGTGGTGGCGCAGCAGAACGCCGATTCCTACGTCGACCGCTACCACCAGGACAAGCAGCTGTTCTACACCATCGTGGAAGCCGACCTGGCGCCATCGACGCTGCTGAGCGCAGGCTTCAGCTACCAGAACGAACAGCTGGACGGCGCCAGCCGGGGCTTCGCCGCCTATTACAGCGACGGCAGCAAGACCGATTTCCCGCGTTCGATCAACAGCGCCTCCAGCTCCAGCTACTACATCCGCAAGCAAAGCCTGGCCTTCGCCACGCTGGAGCACTACTTCGCCAACGACTGGAGCGCCAAGGTCGCCGTCAACTACGCGGCCAACCAGTACGACGCGGTACAGGGTTACGCCGCGCGTGGTGAGTTGGACAAGCAGTCCGGCGCCGGACTATCGCTGTGGCAGACCAAATGGGACAGCAAGCCGGAACAATTCTCGCTGGACGCCTTTGCCAGCGGTCCGTTCGAAGCGTTCGGCCGCCAGCACGAACTAGTCGTCGGCATGAGCGCCTCGGACATGAAGAACACCGGTCCGAGCTACCCGGCCTGGATACTGGCTGGCTACGATGCCACCGTGCCGAACTTCTTCAACTGGAACGGCAATTCCCCAACGCCCAACTATGTCGGCACCATCAAGGGCAGCTACACCGAGAAGGAAAAGCAACTGGCCGGCTATGGCTCGCTGCGTCTGCGACCGGCCGACGACCTGTCGGTGATCCTGGGGACGCGCGTCGCCAACTGGAAGCGCACCACGGAAAGCGTCACCTGGGGCTCGCCCACCGTCACCGACGAATTTGAAAAGAACGGCAAGATCACGCCGTATGCGGGCGTGGTCTATACCATTAATCCTCAGTGGTCCAGCTACGCCAGCTACACCGGCATCTTCTCGCCGCAGACCTACCGCGACCGCAATAACCGCGTGATCGATCCGCTGGAGGGCAAGAACGCCGAGGTGGGCGTCAAGGGCGATCTGCTGGACGGTTTGCTGAGCGCCAGCGTCTCGCTGTTCCACATGCGGCAGGACAATCTGGCGGAGATGGACTCGGACCAGCTGGTGCTGCCCGACGGCTCCAACGCCTACCACACCGTCAAGGGCGCAACCGCCAAGGGATTCGAGCTGGAGGTATCGGGCCAGCTCCGGCAAGGCTGGCAGCTTACGGCCGGCTACGCCCATTCGCGCATCGAGGACCAGCAAGGCAAGCGCCTGCAAACCAACCAGCCGCTCAACAACTTCAAGCTGTGGACCAGCTATGCCTTGGCCGATGTCGGCCGTGGCCTGACCATCGGCGGTGGCGTCAACTGGCAGGGCGACGTCTACCAGGACGGCGCCAGCCCGACCGGCGCGCGCTTCACGCAGAACAGCTACGCGCTGGTGGCCTTGATGGCGCGCTACCGCTTCAACAAGGAACTGTCGGTCACGCTCAACGTGAACAACCTGTTGGACAAGCAGTACTATTCGTCCGGCTGGGGCAATTACTACGGCGAGCCGCGCAACGTCATGGCGTCGCTGAACTACCGCTTCCGTTGA
- a CDS encoding FecR domain-containing protein — MNVSVNVSVRARVSHQALEQAAEWLVRLQNGASSADRAACEQWRVSDPQNAMAWDRAQQLMAKLDTLPSELAMPVLTRKPDAARRAAITRIAALMLTVPVGWGAWRYAESQPWAGGIHTAVGERRVLTLADGTSVTLNTASAIDVRFTDHDRLIVLRNGEMLVRSSHVHDPRPLRVRTVEGTMQPLGTVFSVRCHDGSTDLAVLEGAVRITLAGADIADPALVVESGSQTRFNARHIAPVRAVDPAKTAWTTGMLLADQMRLDELVAELSRYRHGLVRVDPALAALRVSGAFPIADRERTLDMLVSTYPVDAVQRLRGYWITLVPRR, encoded by the coding sequence GTGAACGTGAGCGTGAACGTGAGCGTGCGCGCGCGCGTCTCGCATCAGGCGCTGGAACAGGCGGCGGAATGGCTGGTGCGGCTGCAGAATGGCGCCTCCAGCGCAGACCGCGCCGCCTGCGAGCAATGGCGCGTCAGCGATCCGCAGAACGCCATGGCATGGGACCGCGCGCAGCAATTGATGGCCAAACTGGACACGCTGCCGTCCGAGCTGGCGATGCCGGTCCTGACCCGCAAACCGGATGCCGCGCGCCGCGCCGCCATCACCCGCATCGCCGCGTTGATGCTGACCGTGCCCGTCGGCTGGGGCGCGTGGCGCTATGCGGAATCCCAGCCGTGGGCCGGTGGAATCCACACCGCTGTCGGTGAGCGCCGCGTGCTCACGTTGGCAGACGGCACCAGCGTTACGCTCAACACCGCCAGCGCCATCGATGTGCGATTCACCGACCATGACCGCCTGATCGTGCTGCGCAACGGCGAGATGCTGGTGCGCAGCAGTCATGTCCACGACCCGCGACCGCTGCGGGTGCGCACCGTCGAAGGCACGATGCAGCCGCTGGGCACTGTGTTCAGTGTGCGCTGCCACGACGGCAGCACCGACCTGGCGGTGCTGGAAGGCGCGGTGCGCATCACGCTTGCCGGCGCCGACATTGCCGACCCTGCACTAGTGGTCGAATCGGGCAGTCAGACCCGCTTCAACGCGCGCCACATTGCGCCGGTGCGCGCCGTCGATCCGGCAAAAACCGCATGGACCACCGGCATGCTGCTGGCCGACCAGATGCGGCTGGACGAACTGGTGGCCGAGCTGTCGCGCTACCGCCACGGGCTGGTGCGCGTCGACCCGGCGTTGGCGGCGTTGCGCGTCTCCGGCGCCTTCCCCATCGCCGACCGCGAACGCACGCTGGACATGCTGGTGTCCACCTATCCGGTCGACGCCGTGCAGCGCCTGCGCGGCTACTGGATTACGCTGGTGCCGCGCCGCTAA
- a CDS encoding sigma-70 family RNA polymerase sigma factor produces MTAAASHPHFIALYSNHHSWLHRWLWAKLGNAHDADDLAQDTFTRILGRSDLAALSEPRAYLTTVAKGVLVNWYQRQSLERAYLEALAALPEPTAVSPEQRLLVLETLHEIDAMLDALPSKVKQAFLMSQLDGMGYADIALHLGLSLITIKRYMKQAFLQCLLVMESCA; encoded by the coding sequence ATGACAGCTGCCGCTTCGCATCCACACTTCATTGCCCTCTACAGCAATCATCACTCCTGGCTTCACCGCTGGCTGTGGGCGAAGCTGGGCAACGCTCATGATGCGGACGATCTGGCCCAGGATACCTTCACCCGTATCCTGGGCCGTAGCGATCTGGCGGCGCTGAGCGAGCCGCGCGCTTATCTCACCACTGTCGCCAAAGGTGTATTGGTCAACTGGTATCAGCGCCAGTCGCTGGAGCGCGCCTATCTGGAAGCGCTGGCCGCCTTGCCCGAACCGACTGCCGTTTCGCCGGAACAGCGCCTGCTGGTGCTGGAAACCCTGCACGAAATCGACGCCATGCTCGATGCGCTGCCATCCAAAGTCAAACAAGCCTTCCTGATGTCGCAGCTCGACGGCATGGGCTATGCGGACATCGCGCTGCATCTCGGCCTCTCCCTGATCACCATAAAACGTTATATGAAGCAGGCCTTCCTGCAATGCCTGCTGGTGATGGAGTCCTGCGCGTGA